In Pseudokineococcus lusitanus, one genomic interval encodes:
- a CDS encoding energy-coupling factor ABC transporter ATP-binding protein: MSEPVLQVEQLAFAYPDGRQALFGVDLEVRAGERVALLGRNGAGKTTLALHLVGVAGAPAGGTGAGRVVVGGVALTRATLAEVRRRVGIVFQDTDDQLFMPTVRDDVAFGPANLGLSGDALRARVDRTLDVVGLRDLADRAPHHLSLGQRRRAALATTLAMEPDVLVLDEPTGDLDPAGRRELADVLAALPVTLLVITHDLPYALQLCERSVLMDAGRVVADGPTRELLADDALLRAHGLELPYGFDPLAVPGPEAPRR, encoded by the coding sequence GTGAGCGAGCCGGTCCTGCAGGTCGAGCAGCTCGCCTTCGCCTACCCCGACGGCCGGCAGGCGCTCTTCGGCGTCGACCTCGAGGTCCGGGCGGGCGAGCGCGTGGCGCTGCTCGGCCGCAACGGCGCCGGCAAGACGACGCTGGCGCTGCACCTCGTCGGTGTCGCCGGCGCACCGGCGGGCGGCACCGGGGCCGGTCGGGTCGTCGTCGGCGGCGTGGCGCTGACCCGCGCGACCCTCGCCGAGGTGCGCCGTCGCGTCGGCATCGTCTTCCAGGACACCGACGACCAGCTCTTCATGCCGACCGTCCGCGACGACGTCGCCTTCGGCCCCGCCAACCTCGGCCTCTCGGGCGACGCGCTCCGGGCGCGGGTGGACCGGACGCTCGACGTCGTCGGGCTCCGCGACCTCGCGGACCGTGCGCCGCACCACCTCTCGCTCGGCCAGCGCCGCCGCGCCGCCCTGGCGACGACGCTGGCCATGGAGCCCGACGTGCTGGTGCTCGACGAGCCGACCGGCGACCTCGATCCGGCGGGCCGCCGCGAGCTCGCCGACGTCCTCGCGGCGCTGCCCGTCACGCTGCTCGTCATCACGCACGACCTGCCCTACGCGCTGCAGCTCTGCGAGCGGTCGGTGCTCATGGACGCGGGCCGCGTCGTCGCCGACGGCCCGACCCGCGAGCTCCTCGCCGACGACGCCCTCCTGCGCGCCCACGGCCTCGAGCTGCCCTACGGGTTCGACCCGCTCGCGGTGCCGGGGCCGGAGGCGCCGCGGCGCTGA
- a CDS encoding sugar isomerase domain-containing protein: protein MPPTAETTDGPPAAGTTAVPHGFVPAFEHEVVSRLQKISRLASDGGLDEAVRLVADCIASGGVVHAFGTGHSEAFAMEVAGRAGGLIPTNRVALRDAVLLGDHAIEELYGTPPLERDPAIADDVFATVPRRDGDVFVIASNSGVNGSIVGVALLAKEHGHPVIAVTSLEHTARVQPKHPSGKRLSEVADVVVDNLAPYGDATTSVEGGPDVGAVSSLTSAYVAQLITLGVTALLAERGQEAPLYLSANIPGGDEHNRVLEARYEGRIRRGA from the coding sequence GTGCCGCCGACCGCCGAGACCACCGACGGGCCCCCCGCCGCCGGCACCACCGCCGTCCCCCACGGCTTCGTGCCGGCCTTCGAGCACGAGGTCGTCAGCCGGCTGCAGAAAATCTCGCGACTGGCCTCGGACGGCGGCCTCGACGAGGCCGTCCGTCTCGTCGCCGACTGCATCGCCTCCGGCGGTGTCGTCCACGCCTTCGGCACCGGCCACTCCGAGGCCTTCGCCATGGAGGTCGCCGGCCGGGCCGGCGGCCTCATCCCCACCAACCGCGTCGCCCTGCGCGACGCGGTGCTGCTCGGCGACCACGCCATCGAGGAGCTCTACGGCACACCGCCGCTCGAGCGGGACCCGGCCATCGCCGACGACGTCTTCGCCACCGTGCCGCGGCGCGACGGCGACGTCTTCGTCATCGCCTCCAACAGCGGCGTCAACGGCTCGATCGTCGGCGTGGCCCTGCTCGCCAAGGAGCACGGCCACCCGGTCATCGCGGTGACGAGCCTCGAGCACACCGCCCGCGTCCAGCCCAAGCACCCGAGCGGCAAGCGCCTCTCGGAGGTCGCGGACGTCGTCGTCGACAACCTCGCCCCCTACGGCGACGCCACGACGTCGGTCGAGGGCGGGCCGGACGTCGGCGCCGTCTCCTCGCTCACGAGCGCGTACGTCGCGCAGCTCATCACCCTCGGCGTCACCGCCCTGCTCGCCGAGCGCGGCCAGGAGGCGCCCCTGTACCTCTCCGCCAACATCCCCGGCGGCGACGAGCACAACCGCGTCCTCGAGGCCCGCTACGAGGGCCGGATCCGCCGCGGCGCCTGA
- a CDS encoding N-acetylglucosamine-6-phosphate deacetylase: protein MSAPAPGDGRGPVGPPVGDLLVTGARLVDAAGVHDGTWVLARDGEVVARGTGDAPSVPAGAEVLDAEGALLTAGFVELHHHGGGGHAHEDGPAAVLGSAAAHRAHGTTRSVVSFVADDVDVLAGRLAGVADLVDEHPGVLGSHLEGPFLAVERKGAHSADALVDPTPSAVRRLLDAARGTLRQVTLDPRREGASEAARTFAAAGVVVAVGHTEATYDEAAAAFDRGARLLTHAFNAMPGLHHRAPGPVAAALADDRVVLELILDGEHVHPAVAAVLLAAAPGRVALVTDAMAAADCAGGRYPLGALDVVVADGRAVLEGTDTLAGSTLTTDRALAVGVAAGLPLPALVDAATAVPARVLGQDGRLGALVPGAVADLVLLDDDLSVRLVRTSPARARERGAAPVARAG, encoded by the coding sequence GTGAGCGCCCCCGCGCCGGGGGACGGCAGGGGGCCGGTCGGGCCGCCCGTCGGCGACCTCCTCGTGACGGGCGCCCGGCTCGTCGACGCGGCCGGCGTCCACGACGGCACGTGGGTGCTGGCCCGCGACGGCGAGGTGGTCGCGCGGGGGACCGGCGACGCCCCGTCGGTCCCCGCCGGCGCGGAGGTGCTCGACGCCGAGGGCGCCCTGCTCACCGCGGGCTTCGTCGAGCTCCACCACCACGGCGGCGGCGGCCACGCGCACGAGGACGGCCCCGCGGCCGTGCTCGGCTCGGCGGCCGCCCACCGCGCCCACGGGACGACCCGGTCCGTCGTCAGCTTCGTCGCGGACGACGTCGACGTGCTGGCCGGGCGCCTCGCCGGGGTCGCCGACCTCGTCGACGAGCACCCCGGCGTCCTCGGCAGCCACCTCGAGGGGCCCTTCCTCGCCGTCGAGCGCAAGGGCGCCCACAGCGCCGACGCGCTCGTCGACCCGACGCCGTCCGCCGTCCGGCGGCTGCTCGACGCCGCCCGCGGCACGCTGCGCCAGGTCACCCTCGACCCGCGGCGCGAGGGGGCCTCCGAGGCCGCCCGGACCTTCGCCGCGGCGGGCGTCGTCGTCGCCGTCGGGCACACCGAGGCCACGTACGACGAGGCCGCCGCCGCGTTCGACCGCGGGGCGCGCCTGCTGACGCACGCCTTCAACGCCATGCCCGGCCTGCACCACCGCGCCCCCGGGCCGGTGGCCGCCGCGCTGGCCGACGACCGCGTCGTCCTCGAGCTCATCCTCGACGGCGAGCACGTGCACCCGGCCGTCGCCGCCGTGCTGCTGGCCGCCGCGCCCGGCCGCGTCGCGCTCGTCACCGACGCCATGGCGGCCGCGGACTGCGCCGGGGGCCGCTACCCCCTCGGGGCGCTCGACGTCGTCGTCGCCGACGGCCGCGCCGTGCTCGAGGGCACCGACACCCTGGCCGGCTCGACGCTGACGACGGACCGCGCGCTCGCCGTCGGCGTCGCCGCGGGCCTGCCGCTGCCCGCCCTCGTCGACGCCGCGACCGCGGTGCCCGCCCGCGTGCTCGGGCAGGACGGGCGTCTCGGCGCTCTCGTCCCGGGAGCCGTCGCGGATCTCGTGCTCCTCGACGACGACCTCTCCGTGCGGCTCGTGCGGACGTCGCCCGCGCGGGCCCGGGAGCGCGGCGCCGCCCCGGTGGCGAGGGCCGGGTGA
- a CDS encoding PHP domain-containing protein — protein MSGHHHAHPHPHDHEHPHDHAHPHTHGATEVGTDGVLGEAVDLSVPDEGLSPAALSRRGVLRGAGLLGAGLGLAGAAASPAAAVTRPGGDRRGQQYSWLAGDHHIHTQYSPDAMYRVSDQVHAAGRYGLDWMVITDHGGATHARIGVEKTNPDVREARRENPDMLVFQGLEWNIPAAEHGTVFVAPGPNEVAVLQQFEQGYDGSVRGASSSSPANEALAVAGLTFLSEQVSSGRTPDALMLANHPARNGVDSPHEIRGWRDAPGRIAIGMEGAPGHQAAGISTDALGPGDARGYYGNAPGANSFPGYPLESYRTWGGFDWMTSTVGGLWDSLLAEGLPWWVTANSDSHSIYGDWSVNPVGNDRSAVGPDGRVFDVDGLYSDPVYGGGVQTDRGDFWPGYYSRTHVGVTRGGYRPLMAALRAGRVWVDHGGLVDAVDVRVRSVRTPARESTLGGSLRVRQGDDVEVEVTVTLASRANYATFRPELARLDVIVGQVTGGVADRDTFTTPGTRVVESFDTTGVRARGGTATFRYVVDAVEGPFYVRLRGTDGKRSQVGLYGAAVDAEGPALDVVGDADPWEDLWMYTNPVFVVPEARGRG, from the coding sequence GTGTCCGGTCACCACCACGCGCACCCCCACCCGCACGACCACGAGCACCCCCACGACCACGCGCACCCGCACACCCACGGCGCGACGGAGGTCGGCACCGACGGCGTCCTCGGCGAGGCCGTCGACCTCTCCGTCCCCGACGAGGGCCTCAGCCCGGCCGCCCTGTCCCGGCGCGGCGTCCTGCGCGGCGCCGGCCTGCTCGGCGCGGGCCTCGGCCTCGCCGGGGCGGCCGCGTCGCCGGCCGCCGCCGTGACGCGGCCCGGCGGCGACCGCCGCGGCCAGCAGTACTCGTGGCTCGCGGGCGACCACCACATCCACACGCAGTACAGCCCCGACGCCATGTACCGCGTCAGCGACCAGGTGCACGCGGCCGGCCGCTACGGGCTCGACTGGATGGTCATCACCGACCACGGCGGGGCCACGCACGCCCGCATCGGCGTCGAGAAGACCAACCCGGACGTCCGCGAGGCGCGCCGCGAGAACCCGGACATGCTCGTGTTCCAGGGGCTCGAGTGGAACATCCCCGCCGCGGAGCACGGCACGGTCTTCGTCGCGCCGGGGCCGAACGAGGTGGCCGTCCTCCAGCAGTTCGAGCAGGGCTACGACGGCAGCGTGCGCGGGGCGAGCAGCAGCTCACCGGCCAACGAGGCGCTCGCCGTCGCCGGCCTGACCTTCCTCTCCGAGCAGGTCTCGTCGGGGCGGACCCCCGACGCGCTCATGCTCGCCAACCACCCCGCCCGCAACGGCGTCGACTCCCCGCACGAGATCCGGGGCTGGCGCGACGCCCCGGGCCGCATCGCCATCGGCATGGAGGGCGCACCCGGCCACCAGGCGGCCGGCATCAGCACCGACGCCCTCGGCCCGGGCGACGCCCGCGGGTACTACGGCAACGCCCCGGGGGCGAATAGCTTCCCCGGCTACCCGCTCGAGAGCTACCGCACCTGGGGCGGCTTCGACTGGATGACGTCGACGGTCGGCGGCCTCTGGGACAGCCTCCTCGCCGAGGGCCTGCCCTGGTGGGTCACCGCGAACTCCGACAGCCACTCCATCTACGGCGACTGGTCGGTCAACCCGGTCGGCAACGACCGCTCCGCCGTCGGGCCCGACGGGCGCGTCTTCGACGTCGACGGCCTCTACAGCGACCCCGTGTACGGCGGCGGCGTCCAGACCGACCGCGGCGACTTCTGGCCCGGCTACTACAGCCGCACCCACGTCGGCGTCACGCGGGGCGGGTACCGCCCGCTCATGGCGGCCCTGCGCGCCGGGCGCGTCTGGGTCGACCACGGCGGGCTCGTCGACGCCGTCGACGTGCGCGTGCGCTCCGTCCGGACGCCGGCGCGGGAGTCGACGCTCGGCGGCTCGCTGCGCGTGCGGCAGGGCGACGACGTCGAGGTGGAGGTCACCGTGACGCTCGCCTCGCGGGCGAACTACGCGACCTTCCGCCCGGAGCTCGCGCGGCTCGACGTCATCGTGGGACAGGTGACGGGCGGCGTCGCCGACCGCGACACCTTCACGACGCCGGGCACGCGCGTCGTCGAGTCCTTCGACACGACGGGCGTCCGGGCGCGCGGCGGGACGGCGACGTTCCGGTACGTGGTCGACGCCGTGGAGGGCCCCTTCTACGTGCGGCTGCGCGGCACCGACGGCAAGCGCTCGCAGGTCGGCCTCTACGGCGCGGCCGTGGACGCCGAGGGCCCGGCGCTCGACGTCGTCGGCGACGCCGACCCGTGGGAGGACCTGTGGATGTACACGAACCCGGTGTTCGTCGTGCCCGAGGCCCGCGGCCGCGGGTGA
- a CDS encoding carbohydrate ABC transporter permease: MSTHLQTGAPPAVEGGPSGPRRRQPTGGPKGSGADRAVGAASQGVLVLWTVLVIAPLLWTLMSSFKTTQEIFASPFSLPTSLHLENYVNAWTLAGIGRYFANSVVVVTCALVLTMVLGSMSAYVLARFPFPGRGAVRTLIVAGLTFPVFLAVVPLFFILQQAGLLNTLPGLVAAYTAYAYPFTVFFLVSFFEDLPHEVAEAASIDGAGEWRTFFQVMLPMARPGMAAVAILNFVGLWNQFLLPVVLNSDQDSYVLTQGMASFASQAGYAVDFGALFAGAVTTIVPVLVVYLVFQRRLQGSVSAGSVK; encoded by the coding sequence ATGAGCACTCATCTCCAGACCGGGGCCCCGCCCGCCGTCGAGGGCGGCCCCTCCGGCCCCCGTCGCCGTCAGCCGACCGGCGGCCCGAAGGGCTCCGGCGCCGACCGCGCCGTCGGGGCGGCGTCGCAGGGCGTCCTCGTCCTGTGGACCGTCCTCGTCATCGCGCCGCTGCTGTGGACGCTCATGTCGTCCTTCAAGACGACGCAGGAGATCTTCGCGTCGCCGTTCTCGCTGCCGACCTCCCTGCACCTCGAGAACTACGTCAACGCGTGGACGCTCGCGGGCATCGGCCGCTACTTCGCCAACTCCGTCGTCGTCGTCACGTGCGCGCTCGTCCTCACGATGGTGCTGGGCTCGATGTCGGCGTACGTGCTGGCCCGCTTCCCCTTCCCGGGGCGCGGCGCGGTGCGCACGCTGATCGTCGCGGGGCTGACCTTCCCGGTCTTCCTCGCCGTCGTGCCGCTGTTCTTCATCCTCCAGCAGGCGGGGCTGCTCAACACGCTGCCGGGCCTCGTGGCCGCGTACACCGCCTACGCGTACCCCTTCACCGTCTTCTTCCTCGTCAGCTTCTTCGAGGACCTGCCGCACGAGGTGGCCGAGGCCGCGTCGATCGACGGCGCGGGCGAGTGGCGGACCTTCTTCCAGGTCATGCTGCCGATGGCCCGCCCGGGCATGGCGGCCGTGGCGATCCTCAACTTCGTCGGCCTGTGGAACCAGTTCCTCCTGCCCGTGGTCCTCAACTCCGACCAGGACAGCTACGTCCTCACGCAGGGGATGGCGTCCTTCGCCTCCCAGGCCGGGTACGCCGTCGACTTCGGCGCCCTCTTCGCCGGCGCCGTGACGACGATCGTCCCCGTCCTCGTCGTCTACCTCGTCTTCCAGCGGCGCCTGCAGGGCTCGGTGTCGGCCGGGAGCGTCAAGTGA
- the ngcE gene encoding N-acetylglucosamine/diacetylchitobiose ABC transporter substrate-binding protein — MTGTTRRTVQRRNFLKALTAGAVVTPFGLSLASCAAGGSGPSEGGGGGGATGAVTDTNPFGVAADSTVEAIIFDGGYGTDYASFAANLLQENQDGVTVDVTGSTQIAQQMQPRFVGGNPPDLLDNSGANAIGISTIAAQLEDLQEVIDAVNTEGTPIADTLYPNVLGVGQFDGRLVAINYVLTVYALWYSQTLFDANGWTAPQTWDDALALGAAAQEQGKYLFTWGREAASYFLTMALDSAIKEGGDEVRLQMANLQADAWSGEAITGVLAAMEQVVANGYMRPGGAGTQFTQAQAQWSQAQEALLYPSGSWIENEMADATADDFQMTGAPAPTVTADAALPYAAINNTPNEPFAVPSQGANAAGGKEMLRVMLSPETATEFARTKLASTIVAGTIPEDAFGSTALAAQVSMLEAAGTDTFNYNFVATYGMTADVNVLWNSFLSGDSDAAALAEGMQALFDRIREDDSVEKVEVS; from the coding sequence GTGACCGGAACCACCCGCAGGACCGTCCAGCGCCGCAACTTCCTCAAGGCCCTCACCGCGGGCGCCGTCGTGACGCCCTTCGGCCTGTCGCTCGCCTCGTGCGCCGCCGGCGGCAGCGGCCCGAGCGAGGGCGGCGGGGGCGGCGGCGCGACGGGCGCCGTCACCGACACCAACCCCTTCGGCGTCGCGGCCGACTCGACCGTCGAGGCGATCATCTTCGACGGCGGGTACGGCACCGACTACGCGTCCTTCGCGGCCAACCTGCTGCAGGAGAACCAGGACGGCGTGACGGTCGACGTCACCGGCTCCACCCAGATCGCGCAGCAGATGCAGCCGCGCTTCGTCGGCGGCAACCCGCCCGACCTGCTCGACAACTCCGGCGCCAACGCCATCGGGATCTCGACGATCGCCGCGCAGCTCGAGGACCTCCAGGAGGTCATCGACGCCGTCAACACCGAGGGCACGCCCATCGCGGACACGCTCTACCCGAACGTCCTCGGCGTCGGCCAGTTCGACGGCAGGCTCGTCGCGATCAACTACGTCCTCACCGTGTACGCGCTCTGGTACTCCCAGACGCTCTTCGACGCCAACGGCTGGACCGCGCCGCAGACGTGGGACGACGCGCTCGCGCTCGGCGCGGCCGCGCAGGAGCAGGGCAAGTACCTCTTCACGTGGGGCCGCGAGGCGGCGTCGTACTTCCTCACGATGGCGCTCGACTCGGCCATCAAGGAGGGCGGCGACGAGGTCCGCCTGCAGATGGCCAACCTCCAGGCCGACGCGTGGAGCGGCGAGGCCATCACCGGCGTCCTCGCGGCGATGGAGCAGGTCGTCGCCAACGGGTACATGCGTCCCGGTGGCGCCGGCACCCAGTTCACGCAGGCGCAGGCGCAGTGGAGCCAGGCGCAGGAGGCGCTGCTCTACCCCTCGGGCTCGTGGATCGAGAACGAGATGGCCGACGCCACGGCGGACGACTTCCAGATGACGGGCGCCCCCGCGCCGACCGTCACGGCCGACGCCGCGCTGCCCTACGCGGCGATCAACAACACGCCGAACGAGCCGTTCGCCGTCCCGAGCCAGGGCGCCAACGCCGCGGGCGGCAAGGAGATGCTCCGCGTCATGCTCTCGCCGGAGACGGCGACGGAGTTCGCGCGCACCAAGCTCGCCTCGACGATCGTCGCGGGCACCATCCCCGAGGACGCCTTCGGCTCGACGGCGCTCGCCGCCCAGGTCTCGATGCTCGAGGCCGCCGGCACGGACACCTTCAACTACAACTTCGTCGCCACCTACGGCATGACGGCCGACGTCAACGTCCTGTGGAACAGCTTCCTGTCGGGCGACTCCGACGCCGCGGCGCTGGCCGAGGGCATGCAGGCGCTCTTCGACCGCATCCGCGAGGACGACTCCGTCGAGAAGGTCGAGGTCAGCTGA
- a CDS encoding carbohydrate ABC transporter permease: MAGAVAAGRRRRGASSSTPSPAPSRPGARGRRLSFDRVSLMVVFLGLPFAFYVVMVLYPFTQATYYSVTAWTGFSPEQPFVGLDNYVRLAGDAQFLNSLGNSLTLLVVVPAVTLVLSFALACVLTFGGSTAGAVRGLRGTAFYRVVSFFPYVVPAIVIGIIWSQVYNPSNGLLNGLLVGVGLDGFTDFAWLGQASTAMAATIAVIVWAFVGFYMVLFVAAIQNIDPELFEAARLDGAGRVRTALSIALPGIAGSVRTAYVYMGILALDAFVYMQALNPTGGPESSTLVVTQQVFTTAFAQGQFGIACAMGVVLAVVTLVFVGLVFGVARLLGVRGGARA, from the coding sequence ATGGCGGGGGCCGTGGCGGCCGGTCGACGGCGGCGCGGCGCGTCGTCGTCGACCCCGTCGCCCGCGCCGTCACGGCCCGGCGCCCGGGGGCGGCGCCTGTCCTTCGACCGCGTCAGCCTCATGGTCGTCTTCCTGGGGCTGCCGTTCGCCTTCTACGTCGTCATGGTGCTGTACCCCTTCACGCAGGCGACCTACTACTCCGTCACCGCGTGGACGGGCTTCAGCCCCGAGCAGCCCTTCGTCGGGCTCGACAACTACGTCCGGCTCGCGGGGGACGCGCAGTTCCTCAACTCGCTCGGCAACAGCCTGACGCTGCTCGTCGTCGTCCCGGCGGTGACGCTCGTCCTCAGCTTCGCGCTGGCGTGCGTCCTCACCTTCGGCGGGTCGACGGCGGGCGCCGTCCGCGGCCTGCGGGGCACGGCCTTCTACCGGGTCGTCTCCTTCTTCCCGTACGTCGTGCCCGCGATCGTCATCGGCATCATCTGGAGCCAGGTCTACAACCCCTCGAACGGCCTGCTCAACGGGCTGCTCGTGGGCGTCGGGCTCGACGGCTTCACCGACTTTGCGTGGCTCGGCCAGGCCAGCACGGCGATGGCGGCGACGATCGCGGTCATCGTCTGGGCCTTCGTCGGCTTCTACATGGTGCTGTTCGTCGCGGCGATCCAGAACATCGACCCCGAGCTCTTCGAGGCCGCCCGGCTCGACGGCGCCGGCCGCGTCCGCACCGCGCTGTCCATCGCGCTGCCGGGCATCGCGGGCAGCGTCCGCACCGCGTACGTCTACATGGGGATCCTCGCCCTGGACGCCTTCGTCTACATGCAGGCGCTCAACCCCACCGGTGGCCCCGAGAGCTCGACGCTCGTCGTCACGCAGCAGGTCTTCACGACGGCCTTCGCGCAGGGCCAGTTCGGCATCGCCTGCGCCATGGGCGTCGTCCTCGCGGTCGTCACGCTGGTCTTCGTCGGGCTGGTGTTCGGCGTCGCCCGGCTGCTCGGCGTCCGAGGGGGTGCGCGGGCATGA
- the cbiQ gene encoding cobalt ECF transporter T component CbiQ, with the protein MRVTGAPRAPGRPARRARVAGAASAGRSSGTPPLAPGAPVLLPASRGPRRDGLHVLVASPVHRLPAHTKVVALTALAAGVVAVPAGAWAALAVCALLVLGVVAASRLPVGLVARRMVVEMPVVVFCLLLPLVATGPRVDVLGLELARDGLVGGATLLVKATLGVLAAVVLAGTTSARDLLAGLDRLRVPRPMVAVLTFAVRYAAVLAEEVRRLQVARAVRGGEDGRLRQLAAVAAGAGALFVRGYERGERVQRSMVVRGWTGTTPALASAPATARQWALALVVPAAAVAVAVVARAAA; encoded by the coding sequence GTGCGGGTCACCGGCGCGCCGCGCGCCCCCGGCCGCCCCGCCCGCCGGGCCCGGGTGGCGGGCGCCGCCTCGGCCGGCCGGTCCTCGGGGACGCCGCCGCTCGCGCCGGGCGCTCCCGTGCTCCTGCCCGCGTCCCGCGGTCCCCGCCGCGACGGGCTGCACGTCCTCGTCGCCTCCCCGGTCCACCGGCTCCCGGCGCACACCAAGGTCGTCGCGCTGACGGCGCTCGCGGCCGGGGTCGTCGCGGTCCCGGCCGGCGCCTGGGCCGCGCTCGCCGTCTGCGCGCTGCTCGTCCTCGGCGTCGTCGCGGCGTCCCGGCTGCCGGTGGGGCTCGTCGCGCGCCGGATGGTCGTCGAGATGCCCGTCGTCGTCTTCTGCCTGCTGCTGCCGCTCGTCGCCACGGGTCCCCGCGTCGACGTGCTGGGGCTCGAGCTCGCGCGCGACGGGCTCGTCGGCGGGGCGACGCTCCTCGTCAAGGCGACGCTCGGCGTCCTCGCGGCGGTCGTCCTCGCCGGGACGACGTCGGCGCGCGACCTCCTCGCCGGGCTCGACCGGCTGCGGGTGCCCCGCCCGATGGTCGCGGTGCTGACCTTCGCCGTCCGCTACGCCGCCGTCCTCGCCGAGGAGGTGCGCCGCCTGCAGGTGGCGCGGGCCGTGCGCGGCGGCGAGGACGGGCGCCTGCGGCAGCTCGCCGCCGTCGCCGCCGGGGCCGGCGCCCTCTTCGTCCGCGGCTACGAGCGCGGGGAGCGCGTGCAGCGCTCGATGGTCGTCCGCGGCTGGACGGGCACGACACCGGCACTCGCCTCGGCGCCCGCGACGGCGCGGCAGTGGGCGCTCGCCCTCGTCGTCCCCGCGGCGGCCGTGGCGGTCGCCGTCGTCGCGCGGGCCGCCGCGTGA
- a CDS encoding energy-coupling factor ABC transporter permease, with translation MHVPDGFLDLSTSVATAGVSAAAVATALRRSRTELDVVGPAVPGLVSAFVFAVQMVNFPVGAGTSGHLMGGALAAALVGPATAMVCLTVVLVVQALLFADGGLTALGTNVLLIAVVTVLVGHVVTRGALRVLPRRPGSVAVAAALGGLVSVPAAALVFVGLYAVGGAVPVDLGTLATAMLGWHVLIGVGEALITGAVVSAVVASRPDLVRSLRGTRRDLVVVDADGRRTTVPATVDEPAAPARAGMRRPLAVALAACAVVAGGVSLLASGHPDGLEHVAGVVGFGDAARDSAVAASPLADYAVAGVGSPVAVTVAGLVGVAVTALLAAGAVRAVGRRRVGA, from the coding sequence GTGCACGTCCCCGACGGCTTCCTCGACCTCAGCACCTCCGTCGCGACCGCCGGCGTCAGCGCCGCGGCCGTGGCGACGGCGCTCCGCCGCTCCCGCACCGAGCTCGACGTCGTCGGGCCCGCCGTGCCGGGGCTCGTCTCCGCGTTCGTCTTCGCCGTGCAGATGGTCAACTTCCCCGTCGGCGCCGGCACGAGCGGCCACCTCATGGGCGGGGCGCTGGCGGCCGCGCTCGTCGGCCCCGCGACGGCGATGGTGTGCCTCACGGTCGTCCTCGTCGTCCAAGCCCTGCTCTTCGCCGACGGCGGGCTGACGGCGCTGGGCACCAACGTCCTGCTCATCGCGGTCGTCACGGTGCTCGTGGGGCACGTCGTCACCCGTGGCGCCCTGCGGGTGCTGCCCCGGCGGCCGGGCTCCGTGGCCGTCGCCGCCGCGCTCGGCGGGCTCGTGTCCGTGCCCGCCGCGGCGCTCGTCTTCGTCGGCCTCTACGCCGTCGGGGGCGCCGTCCCCGTCGACCTCGGGACGCTCGCCACGGCGATGCTCGGCTGGCACGTGCTGATCGGGGTGGGCGAGGCCCTCATCACCGGCGCCGTCGTGTCCGCCGTCGTCGCGAGCCGGCCGGACCTCGTCCGCTCGCTGCGGGGCACCCGGCGCGACCTGGTCGTCGTGGACGCCGACGGACGCCGGACGACGGTCCCGGCGACCGTCGACGAGCCCGCCGCCCCGGCCCGCGCCGGTATGCGGCGCCCCCTCGCCGTGGCGCTGGCCGCGTGCGCCGTCGTCGCCGGCGGGGTGAGCCTGCTCGCGAGCGGGCACCCGGACGGCCTCGAGCACGTCGCCGGGGTCGTCGGCTTCGGCGACGCCGCCCGCGACTCCGCCGTCGCCGCCTCCCCGCTCGCCGACTACGCCGTCGCCGGCGTCGGCTCCCCCGTCGCGGTGACGGTCGCCGGGCTCGTCGGGGTGGCCGTCACCGCGCTGCTCGCCGCCGGGGCCGTGCGGGCCGTGGGCCGCCGCCGCGTGGGGGCCTGA
- a CDS encoding glucosamine-6-phosphate deaminase: MTPGRGGTTLRVEVVDEADGAEGIGRRAADVVAEELAAGRLATFGVATGSSPLQVYADLAARRLPGWDAVEVFALDEYVGLPAGDPRSYAAVVEEEVRAPLGLDPARVHVPDGTATTEAGLAAACAAYEAALTARGGADVQLLGIGATGHIGFNEPGSPLSSRTRVVELAATTVADNARFFARPEDVPRRAVTQGVATIATARRHVLIARGEHKAEAVRAALEGPVSPACPASAVRTFADVLVLLDPAAASRLTRVPVGAGPAA; this comes from the coding sequence GTGACGCCGGGCCGGGGCGGGACGACGCTGCGGGTGGAGGTCGTCGACGAGGCCGACGGGGCCGAGGGCATCGGCCGCCGGGCCGCCGACGTCGTCGCCGAGGAGCTGGCCGCGGGCCGGCTCGCCACCTTCGGCGTCGCCACCGGCTCCTCGCCGCTGCAGGTGTACGCCGACCTCGCCGCCCGGCGGCTGCCGGGCTGGGACGCGGTCGAGGTCTTCGCGCTCGACGAGTACGTCGGCCTGCCGGCGGGCGACCCCCGCAGCTACGCCGCCGTCGTCGAGGAGGAGGTGCGCGCGCCGCTCGGGCTCGACCCGGCGCGCGTCCACGTCCCCGACGGGACGGCGACGACGGAGGCCGGGCTGGCGGCGGCCTGCGCGGCGTACGAGGCGGCGCTGACCGCCCGCGGGGGCGCCGACGTCCAGCTGCTCGGCATCGGCGCGACGGGCCACATCGGCTTCAACGAGCCCGGGTCGCCGCTGTCCTCGCGGACCCGCGTCGTCGAGCTCGCCGCGACGACCGTCGCCGACAACGCGCGCTTCTTCGCGCGCCCCGAGGACGTGCCGCGGCGCGCCGTGACGCAGGGGGTCGCGACCATCGCGACCGCGCGCCGGCACGTGCTCATCGCCCGCGGCGAGCACAAGGCCGAGGCGGTGCGGGCCGCGCTCGAGGGGCCCGTCTCGCCGGCGTGCCCCGCCTCGGCGGTGCGGACCTTCGCCGACGTCCTCGTGCTCCTCGACCCCGCGGCCGCCTCCCGGCTCACGCGGGTGCCCGTGGGCGCGGGGCCCGCCGCGTGA